A region from the Haemorhous mexicanus isolate bHaeMex1 chromosome 12, bHaeMex1.pri, whole genome shotgun sequence genome encodes:
- the DHODH gene encoding dihydroorotate dehydrogenase (quinone), mitochondrial isoform X3: MAAPLREVRVLGQRFRNPLGLAAGFDKQCEAVDGLYKMGFGFVEVGTVTPKPQEGNPKPRVFRLAEDEAVINRYGFNSHGHVVVERRLRARQETQIRLTAAGMPLGVNLGKNKSSTDAAADYVAGVRTLGPLADYLVVNVSSPNTPGLRDLQGKAELRDLLSKVLVERDLLPCKRKPAVLVKIAPDLTAQDKQDIASVVCELGVDGLIVSNTTVSRPSSLRSRQRTEPGGLSGKPLRELSTQTIRDMYALTQGQVPIIGVGGVSSGQDALEKIRAGASLVQLYTALVYRGPPVVGAVKRELEELLREQGFKNVMEAVGADHRC, encoded by the exons ATGGCGGCGCCGCTGCGC GAGGTGCGAGTCCTCGGGCAGCGATTCCGCAACCCATTGGGCCTGGCTGCTGGCTTCGACAAGCAGTGTGAGGCTGTGGACGGGCTGTACAAAATGGGCTTTGGCTTTGTGGAAGTGGGGACTGTCACGCCCAAGCCCCAGGAAGGGAACCCGAAGCCCAGGGTCTTCCGGCTGGCAGAGGACGAGGCGGTCATCAACAG GTATGGATTCAACAGCCACGGCCACGTCGTGGTGGAGCGCAGGCTGCGAGCCCGCCAGGAGACACAGATCAGGCTTACTGCTG CTGGGATGCCTCTTGGAGTCAACCTGGGCAAGAACAAGAGCTCTACTGATGCTGCAGCTGATTATGTGGCTGGGGTCCGGACACTGGGCCCTTTGGCTGACTACCTTGTTGTGAACGTGTCCAGCCCGAACACCCCAGGGCTGCGGGACCTGCAGGGCAAGGCTGAACTGCGGGACCTGCTAAGCAAG GTGCTGGTGGAGAGGGACCTGCTGCCCTGCAAGCGTAAGCCAGCCGTGCTGGTGAAGATTGCCCCTGACCTCACTGCACAGGACAAGCAGGACATCGCCAGCGTTGTCTGTGAG CTAGGTGTGGATGGGCTGATAGTGAGCAACACCACGGTGAGCCGGCCCAGCAGCCTCCGGAGCAGGCAGCGCACGGAGCCCGGGGGCCTCAGCGGGAAGCCCCTGCGGGAGCTCTCCACACAGACCATCAGGGACATGTACGCTCTCACTCAAG GCCAGGTGCCCATTATTGGTGTGGGTGGGGTGAGCAGTGGGCAGGATGCCCTGGAGAAGATCCGTGCCGGAGCCTCGCTTGTGCAGCTGTACACAGCACTTGTGTACCGCGGGCCACCAGTGGTGGGGGCAGTGAAGCGGGaactggaggagctgctgag GGAGCAGGGCTTCAAGAACGTCATGGAGGCAGTTGGAGCAGATCACCGTTGCTGA
- the DHODH gene encoding dihydroorotate dehydrogenase (quinone), mitochondrial isoform X2 codes for MAAPLRGRLRALALGGCGLLLGSALAAGDERLYAAAVMPALRALPPEAAHGLALRAAALGLLPSSRPDGPALEVRVLGQRFRNPLGLAAGFDKQCEAVDGLYKMGFGFVEVGTVTPKPQEGNPKPRVFRLAEDEAVINRYGFNSHGHVVVERRLRARQETQIRLTAAGMPLGVNLGKNKSSTDAAADYVAGVRTLGPLADYLVVNVSSPNTPGLRDLQGKAELRDLLSKVLVERDLLPCKRKPAVLVKIAPDLTAQDKQDIASVVCELGVDGLIVSNTTVSRPSSLRSRQRTEPGGLSGKPLRELSTQTIRDMYALTQGQVPIIGVGGVSSGQDALEKIRAGASLVQLYTALVYRGPPVVGAVKRELEELLREQGFKNVMEAVGADHRC; via the exons ATGGCGGCGCCGCTGCGC GGACGGCTGCGGGCGCTGGCGCTGGGAGGCTGCGGGCTACTCCTGGGATCGGCGCTGGCTGCAGGCGACGAGCGGCTGTACGCGGCGGCGGTGATGCCCGCGCTCCGGGCGCTGCCTCCTGAGGCCGCCCATGGCCTGGCTTTACGCGCCGCCGCCCTCgggctgctgccctccagccgTCCCGACGGCCCCGCACTG GAGGTGCGAGTCCTCGGGCAGCGATTCCGCAACCCATTGGGCCTGGCTGCTGGCTTCGACAAGCAGTGTGAGGCTGTGGACGGGCTGTACAAAATGGGCTTTGGCTTTGTGGAAGTGGGGACTGTCACGCCCAAGCCCCAGGAAGGGAACCCGAAGCCCAGGGTCTTCCGGCTGGCAGAGGACGAGGCGGTCATCAACAG GTATGGATTCAACAGCCACGGCCACGTCGTGGTGGAGCGCAGGCTGCGAGCCCGCCAGGAGACACAGATCAGGCTTACTGCTG CTGGGATGCCTCTTGGAGTCAACCTGGGCAAGAACAAGAGCTCTACTGATGCTGCAGCTGATTATGTGGCTGGGGTCCGGACACTGGGCCCTTTGGCTGACTACCTTGTTGTGAACGTGTCCAGCCCGAACACCCCAGGGCTGCGGGACCTGCAGGGCAAGGCTGAACTGCGGGACCTGCTAAGCAAG GTGCTGGTGGAGAGGGACCTGCTGCCCTGCAAGCGTAAGCCAGCCGTGCTGGTGAAGATTGCCCCTGACCTCACTGCACAGGACAAGCAGGACATCGCCAGCGTTGTCTGTGAG CTAGGTGTGGATGGGCTGATAGTGAGCAACACCACGGTGAGCCGGCCCAGCAGCCTCCGGAGCAGGCAGCGCACGGAGCCCGGGGGCCTCAGCGGGAAGCCCCTGCGGGAGCTCTCCACACAGACCATCAGGGACATGTACGCTCTCACTCAAG GCCAGGTGCCCATTATTGGTGTGGGTGGGGTGAGCAGTGGGCAGGATGCCCTGGAGAAGATCCGTGCCGGAGCCTCGCTTGTGCAGCTGTACACAGCACTTGTGTACCGCGGGCCACCAGTGGTGGGGGCAGTGAAGCGGGaactggaggagctgctgag GGAGCAGGGCTTCAAGAACGTCATGGAGGCAGTTGGAGCAGATCACCGTTGCTGA
- the DHODH gene encoding dihydroorotate dehydrogenase (quinone), mitochondrial isoform X1 encodes MGRVRLPVGDRCWCSADDLAQGRLRALALGGCGLLLGSALAAGDERLYAAAVMPALRALPPEAAHGLALRAAALGLLPSSRPDGPALEVRVLGQRFRNPLGLAAGFDKQCEAVDGLYKMGFGFVEVGTVTPKPQEGNPKPRVFRLAEDEAVINRYGFNSHGHVVVERRLRARQETQIRLTAAGMPLGVNLGKNKSSTDAAADYVAGVRTLGPLADYLVVNVSSPNTPGLRDLQGKAELRDLLSKVLVERDLLPCKRKPAVLVKIAPDLTAQDKQDIASVVCELGVDGLIVSNTTVSRPSSLRSRQRTEPGGLSGKPLRELSTQTIRDMYALTQGQVPIIGVGGVSSGQDALEKIRAGASLVQLYTALVYRGPPVVGAVKRELEELLREQGFKNVMEAVGADHRC; translated from the exons ATGGGCCGAGTACGGTTGCCGGTGGGGGATCGTTGCTGGTGCAGTGCTGACGACCTGGCACAGGGACGGCTGCGGGCGCTGGCGCTGGGAGGCTGCGGGCTACTCCTGGGATCGGCGCTGGCTGCAGGCGACGAGCGGCTGTACGCGGCGGCGGTGATGCCCGCGCTCCGGGCGCTGCCTCCTGAGGCCGCCCATGGCCTGGCTTTACGCGCCGCCGCCCTCgggctgctgccctccagccgTCCCGACGGCCCCGCACTG GAGGTGCGAGTCCTCGGGCAGCGATTCCGCAACCCATTGGGCCTGGCTGCTGGCTTCGACAAGCAGTGTGAGGCTGTGGACGGGCTGTACAAAATGGGCTTTGGCTTTGTGGAAGTGGGGACTGTCACGCCCAAGCCCCAGGAAGGGAACCCGAAGCCCAGGGTCTTCCGGCTGGCAGAGGACGAGGCGGTCATCAACAG GTATGGATTCAACAGCCACGGCCACGTCGTGGTGGAGCGCAGGCTGCGAGCCCGCCAGGAGACACAGATCAGGCTTACTGCTG CTGGGATGCCTCTTGGAGTCAACCTGGGCAAGAACAAGAGCTCTACTGATGCTGCAGCTGATTATGTGGCTGGGGTCCGGACACTGGGCCCTTTGGCTGACTACCTTGTTGTGAACGTGTCCAGCCCGAACACCCCAGGGCTGCGGGACCTGCAGGGCAAGGCTGAACTGCGGGACCTGCTAAGCAAG GTGCTGGTGGAGAGGGACCTGCTGCCCTGCAAGCGTAAGCCAGCCGTGCTGGTGAAGATTGCCCCTGACCTCACTGCACAGGACAAGCAGGACATCGCCAGCGTTGTCTGTGAG CTAGGTGTGGATGGGCTGATAGTGAGCAACACCACGGTGAGCCGGCCCAGCAGCCTCCGGAGCAGGCAGCGCACGGAGCCCGGGGGCCTCAGCGGGAAGCCCCTGCGGGAGCTCTCCACACAGACCATCAGGGACATGTACGCTCTCACTCAAG GCCAGGTGCCCATTATTGGTGTGGGTGGGGTGAGCAGTGGGCAGGATGCCCTGGAGAAGATCCGTGCCGGAGCCTCGCTTGTGCAGCTGTACACAGCACTTGTGTACCGCGGGCCACCAGTGGTGGGGGCAGTGAAGCGGGaactggaggagctgctgag GGAGCAGGGCTTCAAGAACGTCATGGAGGCAGTTGGAGCAGATCACCGTTGCTGA